The following DNA comes from Methanomassiliicoccales archaeon LGM-DZ1.
AGATGAGCGATGACATGATGCATGTGGATTTCCAGGTCGAGTCCGCCTGCCCGCACATAAACAAGCTCGCCCAGGAGGTCAAGTCCGTCGAGTACATGGACGTCATGGGCAAGAACATGCTGGAGAACCCCTTCTACCAGGCAGCTGCCAAATGCTGCCCCCACGCCGCATGCCCCGTCCCCTGCGCCTTCAACAAGGCCCTCGAAGTGGCCGCCGACCTCGGCCTCAAGAGGAACGTTGAGTTCAAGATCGAGTGAATTCCCGGCAGGGCGCCTTATAGCATGCGCCCTGCTCTCTGATCTTTTATTCTGAAATTCTGAACGGCACCGCTCCTTCAGGCGGAAGGACCGTCACGCATCCGAGTAATGTGCCAGAGCACGGAGGTTCTCATCGGATGCCGACGGCGGCACCCCGCATCCAGGAGCGATGATCCTGTATCCTGCTTCTGCAGATGCAAGCGCCTCAGCCTTCACATCTTTCGGCGTTCCGGTGTACAGCGGGCTGACGGGCCCGATACCCCCGATGAGGACCGTCCTTCCCTCCGCCTCCCTGACCGCCGTTGCGGTGTCGGTCTGCACATCGATCGATATCCCGTCGGCTCCGATGCGGGCCATTTTTCCTACCGTCTCCGTGCAGTCCCCGCAGATATGCAGCGTTTTGCAGCACTTCAGGGAGGAATAAATCGAACGCAGGCGGTCCCCGCACACGGCATCGAACTCATCCGGAGGAAGTATGTCGGGGGATGCGAGGCCGTCCGTTATCTGCACGCAGTCGGCGGCCTCGGCGCAGAGCTTCGCTTCCGCGGCTATGAGCGGCTGCACCGCCGAGATCCACCTGCCGATCAGCGGCATGTCGGACATGGTCCCCATGACCAGGTTCTCGATGCCCAGCAGGAGGCCGACGACCGACACCGGCCCGGCGACTCCGGATACGGAGAAGAGGTCCGGGCGCTCCTTCCCGGCCAGGCGCAGGGCCTCCGGGGCCAATCCGATCAAAGGAGAGGCGGCGAACTCCTCCGGAGAGGGCATGTCGGGCACGTCCGGGACGGCCCCGCTGTCCCTGTAAGGCGATCCGACGACCATCGGCTGGCTGCTCTTCCCGCAGTCCCTCACCCTGCATCCCAGCGACTGGGCCTCCGCGGTGATGGAGAACGGCACGCGGACGGTCGGGAACCCGAACGACCTCGAGGGCTCCAGCGCCAGCCTCGCCATGAGGTCGGCCCGGTAGTTGGCCTCCGGCCAGGCGGCCCCGCACCTGTCCATCTGGGAGACGGTCGCCGATTGGGTGAAGACGGCGGCAGGAGGCCGCTCTCCGTTCCCATCCGAAAATGCTCTGATGATGCGCTCCCTCGGTTCCATGAACAGAGGACGCTTCTGAAACGCTTATCTTTTCCGCATGCCATCCTCTGCCATGGAGCCTGAAATAACCCAGGACCGCTGCCGCTGCCGCATCTCGGCGATGACGGACGGGAAGGAGGTCGGATACCTCACCTATTCCATCGAAGACGGCAGGATGGACATCGAGCACACCGTGGTCGATCCCGCATGCAGGGGGCAAGGCATAGCCGGCATGATGGTCGACCGCGCTGAATCGTTCGCCGCCGAGGAAGGGCTGAAGCTGACGGCCTCGTGCTCTTACGCGGCGAAGAGGCTGGCGGACGGCGGGAAGTAAACTCGCCACATCTCCCTCTTCGGGCCGACGAGCGGGATGAGCTTCCCGTAGCCTTTCCTCTCCATGTCCTCGATCGGGATGAACATGAGGGAGGCGCTGTTCATGCAGTACCTCACGCCGTTGGGCGATGAGCGGTCGCCGTAGAAAACATGTCCCAGATGGCTGTCGGAGACCCTCCCGCGGACCTCCAGCCTGGTCACCGGGAGGGAGTGGTCCTCGCGGATGACGACCGCGCTCGGGTCTATCGGGCGCGAGAAGGCCGGCCATCCGCAGTGGGAGTTGAACTTGTCCGAGGATACGAAAAGGGGCTCCCCGCTCACCCTGTCCACGAATATCCCGCGCCTGAACTCCGCATCGTACTCGTTATCGAAGGGAGGCTCGGTCGCGGCATGCTGGGTCACCTCGTACTGCTCCGGCGTGAGCCTCTCCCTGATCTCCTCTTCGGCGGGGCGCCGGTAATCGCCCGGGTCGAATATCCTGCCCGCGGCCGCATCGATGGTCCAGGGCTCGATGTGGCAGTAGCCGTGCTCGTTCCTGTCCAGGTACTTCTGGTGGTACTCCTCGGCGCGGACGAACCTCTTCAGCGGCTCGAGCACGGTCATGAACGGGCTGTGCCTCCGTGCCTCGACCGCCGATATCCTGCGGACGGTCTCCTCCGACTCAGGATCCCCTTCTTTCCAGAATATGCATGACTGGTACTGCGGCCCGTAGTCCCCGCCCTGCCTGTCCTTCAGGGTCGGGTCTATGGACGAGTAGAACACGTAGACGAGGAAGTCCAGGCTGACCTCGGCGGGATCGTAGACCACGTGCACGGTCTCCCGGTAGCCGGTGGTCCTGCGGCAGACCGCCTCATAGGTGGGCTCCACGGACGGGTCCCCGTTGGCATATCCGGCCTCGGTGGACACGACGCCGCGGACGGATGACATCAGCTTCTCGGTCCCCCAGAAGCAGCCCCCTGCGAACCAGATCTCCTTCTCCATCGGACGATGTACCGTCTGCCGGCGATAATTACATTGCCGTCCCGTCTCGGCGGACCCTGAAGACGGCCGGGACCTGATGGCAGAGCTCCTGGCAACAGAAGACCATTATGGAATCGTCTAACGAGGCGATGAACCGCTCCTCGCCCAGCAGGCAGGCGGGGTCCTCCACGCAGACGGCCAGCGGGCCTTCTGCACCTGCCAGGACCTCCTCCAACGGGTGGCCCCGGCCGCACATTGCCGTCGGGAGGCCCGGAGCCTCCTGCGCGATCCTGTCCCTCACCTCGGCGAGGAGCTCCTCCTTGGGCACCCTGCGCCTGCCGAGGAGGATGCGCCCCCTGCCCCCGGGCGAGATCAGCGTGCGGACGGAATCCGCCGGCATGCCGCTGATGCAGGACCGCTCCCCTTCCATGACCCAGTCTATGCCGGCCGCGGTAATCATGGTTTCGCTTGATGCCGATGACAAAAAGTCCGCGTGGCGATAGAAGTATTTTTAGGGATGACCGAAATTCACTCAAACATGCCACTTCTTGAGATCAAGGACTTGCATGTCTCCGCCGGAGGCCGCGAGATCCTGAAAGGTGTCAACCTGTCGGTCGAAGAGGGAGAGACCTGCGTCCTCTTCGGACCCAACGGTTCCGGGAAATCGACCCTCATGAGCGCGATCATGGGATTCGGACAGACCACGGTCACCCGCGGGGCCATCATATTCAAGGGCAAGGACATCACGCACATGACCGTCGACCAGCGTGCGAAACTCGGCATCGGGATCATGATGCAGAGGCCCCCTAACGTCATCGGCGTCAAGCTGGGGACCCTCGTGGAGGCCACCGCCGCCAACGGGAAGGGGACCACGGGGCGCGAGAAGGAGTTCCGCATGTCCGATTTCATGGACAGGGACGTCAACGTCGGGTTCTCCGGAGGGGAGATCAAGAGGTCCGAGCTCCTGCAGCTCGCCGCTCAGGAGCCCGACTTCGTCATGCTCGACGAGCCGGAGTCCGGGGTCGACCTGGAGAACATCGGCCTCATCGGCAGGAAGGTCCATGAGCTCATCTACGGGACGGAGACAGGCATCGTCCGCAAGAGGAAGGTCTCGGCGTTCGTCATCACCCACACCGGGCAGATCCTCGACTACATGAGCGCGGACAGGGCGTTCGTGCTCATCCACGGGAAGGTCGTCCGCGAAGGCGACCCCGACAAGATCCTCGGCGAGATCAAGAAGAACGGATACGGAGTTGACGACGAATGACCCAGCGCGATGATTCTGAGATAAAGAAGGCACTCGGCAAGAAGGCCGCGTTCGGGTCGGACATCGACCTGGACCGCTACGAAGAGGGCGAGAGGGACAAGGCGGCCCCGATAGAGAACCTGGCCGATGCCCCCGACGACCTCAAGCTCAAGATGATCAACGTCGGCGTGGACACCGACGATTCCGCCCGCTCCGGGACCATCCTGTTCATGGACAACGGCATGACCCACTGCTCCAACAGGGCGCAGGAGGGGGTCATCATCGAGCCCACCAGGCTGGCGTTCAAGCATTACCCCTGGGTCAAGGGCTACTACTGGAAGGCCGTCGACCCTGCCAAGGACAAATACACCGCCAAGACCTATGAGGAGGACTCGGACGGCTACTTCATCTACGTCAAGCCGGGATACCACCTCAAATACCCCGTCCAGACCTGCATGATGCTGGGGCAGGACAAGTCCATACAGAACCTGCACAACATCATCATCGTCGACGACAACGCGTCCCTCGACATCATAACCGGATGCACCTCGGTCCATCATGCCAACGACGCCCTCCACGTCGGCGTCTCCGAGATGTACGTCGGGGAGAACTCCTCGATGTCCTTCACCATGATCCACAGCTGGAACACCCAGACCGCCGTCAGGCCGAGGACCAACGTCATGCTGAAGAAAGGCGCCAGGTACGTCAACAACTACATCGTCCTGGACCCTGTCGGCACCGTGCAGACCTTCCCCACCGCCTACCTCGACGGCGAAGGGGCGACCTGCAGCTTCAACACCATGTGCATCGCGCACGGCAACTCCAACATCGACACCGGGGGATGCGCGGTCATGAACGCTCCCAACACCGGCGCGGAGATCCTCAGCAGGAACATCACCTACGGAGGCAAGATGATCGCCCGCGGGAGGCTGGAGGGCAACGCGCCCGGGGCCAAGGCCCACCTGGAGTGCAAGTCCATCATCCTGAAGGACGGCGGCTCCACCCAGGCCATCCCCGAACTGATCGCCACCTGCGCCGACGTCGACATGACCCACGAGGCGGCGGTCGGAAAGATCGCCCAGGACCAGATCGAGTACCTCATGTCCCGCGGCCTCACCGAGGACCAGGCGGTCTCGATGATCGTCCGCGGCTTCCTGGTCGGCGGCATCAAAGGGCTGCCGTCGAACCTCCAGAAGGAGATCGACGCCGCCATCGACAAGGCCAGCGCCGGGAACTGAAACCTTTTCGGGCGGGAACCGGCCCGCCCATTGCTTTTTTCCACGTCTGGGTCTTTTCCTGTCACGCACCCCTTCGAGAATTCAGCCGCTGCAAGCCACGTCTATTCTTCCGCTCAAAGCGGAATGCGCCCCGGCTTGCCTGGGACTTATGGATGTCAGCCGACGCCGGCATTCGGGGATGAGAACTGAAGAGAAAGGTCAGGCCCGGAGGTTTCCGGGCCGATAAGAAAAATCGGAAAAGGTTTACGCGGCCGGAAGGAAGGAGGTCACTCCTCCTCGACCTTCTTGCCGGCGATGATGTCTCCGCGCTTCTCTATGAAATAATAGGCGAAGGAGATCGAGACGAACCCGATGATGAGGGGCACGAACATCGCGTTGTTCTCGCCGCCGTGGTACAGGTAGCCCGTTATCACTCCCAGGATGAAAGTGATGATGATGCAGGCGCGGATGTACGCGGTGCACTTCTCTGCCGTGAGCTCGGAACTCATCTCAATCCCACTCCGTCACGCCGGTGCTGTCCGACAGGGCATCCTTGTGGAAGACCGGTTCCTCCACGCCCTCCGCCTTCTGCTTCCGGTAATCCCGGTAGGCCTCGAAGACCTTCCTGCTGAGAAGCGCCACGATGGTCATGTTGACCGCCGCCATGGCCGCCATGAAGGTATCGCTGAACGAGTCGACCAGGGACACGTCCTCCACGCACGCGGCGCAGAATGCGACCGCGATGACGAGCAGCCTGATGCAGTTGATGACCCTCTTGTCATCCTTGATGAACCTGGCGTTCGACTCGCTCATGGTGTAATATCC
Coding sequences within:
- a CDS encoding GNAT family N-acetyltransferase translates to MEPEITQDRCRCRISAMTDGKEVGYLTYSIEDGRMDIEHTVVDPACRGQGIAGMMVDRAESFAAEEGLKLTASCSYAAKRLADGGK
- the msrB gene encoding peptide-methionine (R)-S-oxide reductase MsrB, which encodes MEKEIWFAGGCFWGTEKLMSSVRGVVSTEAGYANGDPSVEPTYEAVCRRTTGYRETVHVVYDPAEVSLDFLVYVFYSSIDPTLKDRQGGDYGPQYQSCIFWKEGDPESEETVRRISAVEARRHSPFMTVLEPLKRFVRAEEYHQKYLDRNEHGYCHIEPWTIDAAAGRIFDPGDYRRPAEEEIRERLTPEQYEVTQHAATEPPFDNEYDAEFRRGIFVDRVSGEPLFVSSDKFNSHCGWPAFSRPIDPSAVVIREDHSLPVTRLEVRGRVSDSHLGHVFYGDRSSPNGVRYCMNSASLMFIPIEDMERKGYGKLIPLVGPKREMWRVYFPPSASLFAA
- a CDS encoding ABC transporter ATP-binding protein; protein product: MPLLEIKDLHVSAGGREILKGVNLSVEEGETCVLFGPNGSGKSTLMSAIMGFGQTTVTRGAIIFKGKDITHMTVDQRAKLGIGIMMQRPPNVIGVKLGTLVEATAANGKGTTGREKEFRMSDFMDRDVNVGFSGGEIKRSELLQLAAQEPDFVMLDEPESGVDLENIGLIGRKVHELIYGTETGIVRKRKVSAFVITHTGQILDYMSADRAFVLIHGKVVREGDPDKILGEIKKNGYGVDDE
- a CDS encoding SufD family Fe-S cluster assembly protein produces the protein MTQRDDSEIKKALGKKAAFGSDIDLDRYEEGERDKAAPIENLADAPDDLKLKMINVGVDTDDSARSGTILFMDNGMTHCSNRAQEGVIIEPTRLAFKHYPWVKGYYWKAVDPAKDKYTAKTYEEDSDGYFIYVKPGYHLKYPVQTCMMLGQDKSIQNLHNIIIVDDNASLDIITGCTSVHHANDALHVGVSEMYVGENSSMSFTMIHSWNTQTAVRPRTNVMLKKGARYVNNYIVLDPVGTVQTFPTAYLDGEGATCSFNTMCIAHGNSNIDTGGCAVMNAPNTGAEILSRNITYGGKMIARGRLEGNAPGAKAHLECKSIILKDGGSTQAIPELIATCADVDMTHEAAVGKIAQDQIEYLMSRGLTEDQAVSMIVRGFLVGGIKGLPSNLQKEIDAAIDKASAGN